One genomic window of Bacteroidia bacterium includes the following:
- the murC gene encoding UDP-N-acetylmuramate--L-alanine ligase: MDFNSIKQVYLLGIGGIGMSALARYFRYSGKHVSGYDKTPSDLTLELEQSGIFIHYEDRLNLIPLEVRNAKAEELLIIYTPAIPKDHLGKNWFVDQGFTLYKRSQVLGIISEAFTTIGVAGTHGKTTTSTIAAHLLHSSKVGCSAFLGGISVNYQSNLLLSESPNLVVEADEFDRSFLTLSPSYSILTSTDADHLDIYGDSDHVKESYLQFTNRLKPGGKLLIRNGLDIIPKLSVPYYTYEVVAGEEKTSADFCGKIREIADGAFVFDLHTPFGDFMGLKFAFPGRHNVENAVAACGVALLVGANEEELRKALASFRGVRRRFEFQVKEKEKVYIDDYAHHPRELEACIKAVREIYPERRITGIFQPHLFTRTRDFADGFARSLDLLDEVLLMEIYPARELPIPGITSEWLLSKLKNKNKFLVQKEDLLAKVEEIRPEVLLTLGAGDIDRFVRPLAQLIEKQ; encoded by the coding sequence ATGGATTTTAATTCGATCAAGCAAGTTTATTTGTTAGGTATCGGAGGTATAGGTATGTCTGCCCTAGCCCGGTATTTTAGATATTCCGGAAAACATGTCAGTGGATATGATAAAACTCCGAGTGATTTAACCTTGGAATTAGAACAAAGTGGTATATTTATTCACTATGAGGATCGGTTAAATTTGATTCCATTGGAAGTAAGGAATGCAAAAGCCGAAGAGTTATTGATTATTTACACACCGGCAATTCCTAAGGACCATTTAGGAAAGAATTGGTTTGTTGATCAAGGATTTACCTTGTACAAAAGAAGCCAGGTTTTGGGAATTATTTCGGAGGCATTTACAACCATTGGTGTTGCCGGAACACATGGAAAAACTACAACCAGCACCATTGCGGCCCATTTGTTACATTCTTCCAAAGTTGGATGTTCGGCTTTTTTGGGAGGGATAAGTGTAAATTATCAATCCAATTTGCTATTGTCCGAGAGTCCAAACCTGGTGGTTGAGGCTGATGAGTTTGATCGTTCGTTTTTGACTTTGAGTCCCAGTTATTCAATTCTTACCTCCACAGATGCCGATCATTTAGATATCTATGGCGATTCGGATCATGTAAAGGAGTCCTATTTGCAATTTACCAATCGGTTGAAGCCCGGAGGTAAGTTGTTGATACGAAATGGTTTGGACATTATTCCTAAATTATCTGTTCCATATTATACTTATGAAGTGGTTGCAGGAGAAGAGAAAACAAGTGCAGATTTTTGTGGTAAGATAAGGGAAATTGCGGATGGGGCTTTTGTTTTTGATTTGCACACCCCTTTTGGCGATTTTATGGGTTTGAAGTTTGCCTTTCCCGGTCGACATAATGTTGAGAATGCAGTTGCTGCTTGTGGAGTAGCCCTTTTGGTTGGGGCCAATGAAGAAGAGTTGAGAAAAGCTTTAGCTAGTTTTAGGGGAGTCAGGAGAAGGTTTGAATTTCAGGTAAAGGAAAAGGAAAAGGTTTATATTGATGATTATGCGCACCATCCTAGGGAGTTGGAAGCATGTATAAAGGCAGTTCGAGAAATTTATCCTGAACGACGAATCACCGGAATATTTCAACCCCATTTATTTACCCGAACCAGGGATTTTGCAGATGGGTTTGCCCGATCGTTGGATTTGTTGGATGAGGTGCTTTTAATGGAAATCTATCCTGCTAGAGAGCTTCCCATTCCTGGAATTACTTCGGAATGGTTGTTAAGTAAATTGAAAAATAAGAATAAATTTTTGGTTCAGAAGGAAGATTTGTTGGCGAAAGTAGAGGAAATTAGACCGGAGGTTTTACTAACATTGGGGGCAGGAGATATCGATAGGTTTGTTAGACCTTTAGCTCAATTAATTGAAAAACAATAG
- a CDS encoding T9SS type A sorting domain-containing protein yields the protein MKKIILSVMSFAFCTTLFAQGQEPFPNGGFETWVNYSAPNTSARPDKFNSLNAFTAVGLGIVTCGKGTAPNVHGGTYSVRLKSVASALSPSGVIQGMITTGDINVQTYAIDGGMAFSSRPDSIVAWLKYAPALNSSNVTDTGYVEILLLNSDGSDTIGRGRFNVYEEITEFVRLSAPINYFSAGNPSKLRAIINASSGFSPVANSEIFVDDAEFVYSTGTPEVQKVNCRLFPNPASEKLILTYNEMESANFILTDLFGNVVTRKVVDNREIEINVQDVAVGNYLYTVSTASGKSFSGKVSITR from the coding sequence ATGAAAAAAATAATACTTTCAGTAATGAGTTTTGCTTTTTGCACTACTCTTTTTGCCCAAGGTCAAGAGCCATTTCCGAATGGTGGATTTGAGACCTGGGTTAACTACTCAGCACCAAATACATCAGCTAGACCAGACAAATTTAATTCCTTAAATGCTTTTACTGCAGTTGGATTAGGAATTGTAACATGTGGAAAAGGTACCGCTCCAAATGTTCATGGTGGAACCTATTCTGTTAGGCTAAAGTCTGTTGCCTCTGCTTTATCTCCATCCGGAGTTATTCAAGGAATGATTACAACCGGCGATATCAATGTTCAAACTTATGCTATCGATGGAGGTATGGCATTTTCTTCCCGTCCTGATAGCATTGTTGCATGGTTAAAATATGCTCCGGCATTGAATTCATCCAATGTGACCGATACCGGATATGTTGAAATTTTGTTGTTGAATTCGGATGGTTCGGATACCATTGGAAGAGGACGTTTTAATGTTTATGAAGAAATTACAGAGTTTGTACGTTTATCGGCACCGATTAATTATTTCAGCGCAGGTAATCCTTCAAAATTAAGAGCGATTATTAACGCTAGTTCAGGATTTTCTCCTGTTGCAAATAGCGAGATTTTTGTTGACGATGCTGAATTTGTATATAGTACTGGAACTCCGGAGGTTCAAAAGGTGAACTGCCGTTTGTTTCCAAATCCGGCTTCTGAGAAATTGATTTTGACTTACAATGAAATGGAATCGGCAAATTTTATCTTAACCGATCTTTTTGGAAATGTTGTTACCAGAAAAGTTGTTGATAACCGTGAAATTGAAATCAATGTTCAGGATGTAGCTGTTGGCAATTACTTATACACTGTTTCTACTGCCAGCGGGAAATCCTTTTCCGGAAAGGTTTCCATTACTCGTTAA